A single region of the Fenollaria sporofastidiosus genome encodes:
- a CDS encoding SdpI family protein: MGYRILFLVSVSFVPLLLIAIGKIFAKFPIKEPNIAVGFRTKLAMKNKDTWNYAQELFPKVWIKLGSYLLPISIAVMYVMHSDDKDSAGSAALVIMLVQALAMLVSIYSVNQKLKKAFNSDGTRKQFQ; encoded by the coding sequence ATGGGATATAGAATACTATTTTTAGTATCAGTATCGTTTGTACCACTATTACTTATTGCAATTGGAAAAATATTTGCTAAATTTCCAATCAAAGAGCCAAATATTGCTGTTGGCTTTAGAACAAAGCTTGCTATGAAGAACAAGGACACTTGGAACTACGCACAAGAATTATTCCCAAAGGTATGGATTAAACTTGGCTCATACTTGCTACCAATAAGCATTGCTGTTATGTATGTAATGCACAGTGATGATAAGGACTCTGCAGGCAGTGCTGCACTCGTTATAATGCTTGTTCAGGCTTTAGCGATGCTTGTATCAATATATAGCGTCAATCAAAAGCTAAAGAAAGCCTTCAATAGTGACGGAACACGTAAACAATTTCAATAG
- a CDS encoding ATP-dependent helicase: MKLNPNQLKASRHDSGPALVLAVPGSGKTTVIVNRIKYLIKEKGVSPYKVLAITFAKSQQLDMQRRILEALDDNYSKEVSVLTIHALSYKIIREYERYKKTKYTLLDVEDAPRSRDILRKIYIQKLKTYPSEEEIDQIQSILGYIKNTNEDYIDADGPFEYKVVVDDFEAYKKKKHLIDFDDMLIMANDLLEKDKHIISKFKDKYEYILLDEGQDTSLIQFMILDKLINTDKNFFVVADDDQSIYKFRGACPERILNFEKYYKGAELYRLSENYRSTPSIINASNRLIKNNKLRYTKELSTSSSDKTPVNIKLFGKDLDEYRYIAKYLKSASETVAILYRNNISQIPLAEFLERYLISFTSYDKKERFFTHWIIDDIFDIYNFSLNMNDAALFRKIYYKIKGYLSKDDINGLYALTDIDVLKTLYSSESIQSYKKDYILQLMKDFKALRKMKPSNIIDYIVNDMNYRGYLRSKGRDKSESFNKLLTMIYFLKEIALYTKSMDELKLRLNVLRNKIYSQNESNVILSTIHGAKGLEFDTVFLVDIVDDEIPGSNNASDVELEEERRIFYVGMTRAKKNLNICAFKERNNTDYEISQFIEEIKK, translated from the coding sequence ATGAAATTAAATCCTAATCAGCTCAAAGCATCAAGGCACGATAGTGGACCTGCACTAGTTCTTGCTGTGCCCGGCTCTGGTAAGACTACAGTTATAGTTAACCGCATTAAATACCTTATAAAAGAAAAGGGTGTAAGCCCTTATAAAGTGCTTGCTATAACATTTGCAAAGTCGCAGCAGCTTGACATGCAAAGAAGGATACTAGAGGCGCTTGATGATAATTATTCTAAAGAAGTAAGTGTCTTAACTATACACGCCCTATCTTACAAGATAATTAGAGAGTATGAAAGATATAAGAAAACTAAATACACCTTGCTCGATGTTGAAGATGCGCCAAGGTCGAGAGATATACTAAGAAAGATATATATACAAAAGCTTAAGACTTATCCGAGTGAAGAAGAGATAGATCAAATACAATCCATACTTGGCTACATCAAAAATACCAACGAAGATTATATTGATGCCGATGGACCTTTTGAATACAAGGTCGTTGTGGATGACTTCGAAGCTTATAAGAAGAAAAAACATTTGATTGACTTTGACGATATGTTAATTATGGCGAACGATTTGCTTGAGAAAGACAAACATATAATATCAAAGTTCAAAGACAAGTATGAGTATATACTACTTGATGAAGGTCAAGACACCTCACTTATACAGTTTATGATACTTGATAAGCTTATAAATACTGATAAGAATTTTTTTGTTGTTGCTGATGACGACCAGTCCATATACAAGTTTAGAGGTGCTTGTCCAGAGAGGATACTAAATTTTGAGAAATACTACAAAGGTGCCGAGCTTTATAGGCTCAGCGAAAACTACAGGTCTACTCCAAGCATAATTAATGCGTCTAACAGACTTATAAAAAACAATAAGCTTAGGTATACAAAAGAGCTTAGCACTTCGAGTAGTGACAAGACGCCCGTCAATATAAAGCTCTTTGGCAAAGACCTTGATGAGTACCGCTACATCGCAAAGTATCTAAAGAGTGCAAGTGAAACAGTAGCAATCTTATATAGAAACAACATTTCGCAAATACCTCTTGCAGAGTTTCTTGAGCGCTACCTAATAAGCTTTACATCGTATGATAAGAAGGAGAGGTTCTTCACTCATTGGATTATAGATGACATCTTTGACATATATAATTTCTCGCTCAATATGAACGATGCCGCCCTATTTAGAAAAATTTACTACAAGATCAAGGGCTACCTATCAAAAGATGATATCAATGGGCTTTATGCATTAACAGATATTGATGTTTTGAAAACTCTTTACAGCTCAGAGTCTATACAAAGCTACAAGAAGGACTATATACTGCAGCTAATGAAGGATTTCAAAGCTCTTAGGAAGATGAAGCCATCAAACATCATAGACTATATAGTTAATGATATGAACTACAGAGGCTACTTAAGAAGCAAAGGTAGAGACAAGAGCGAATCCTTTAACAAGCTTCTTACCATGATATATTTCCTAAAAGAGATTGCACTCTACACTAAGAGCATGGATGAGTTAAAACTAAGACTCAACGTGCTAAGAAATAAGATATACAGTCAGAACGAATCCAATGTTATACTATCGACTATACATGGTGCAAAGGGACTAGAATTTGACACCGTCTTTCTTGTGGACATAGTTGATGATGAAATACCCGGTTCAAACAACGCAAGCGATGTAGAGCTTGAAGAAGAAAGAAGGATATTCTACGTTGGAATGACTAGAGCGAAGAAGAATCTAAACATATGCGCTTTTAAAGAAAGAAACAACACTGACTACGAAATAAGCCAATTTATAGAAGAAATTAAAAAATAG
- a CDS encoding nitroreductase family protein: MNNFLKSRKSVRDFKLKDLSDDTLIKIKQLCSEVSKEDGQSSVSFNLIKDGKRVYEALDGIAGYSGVMIKSPHYIVINRTDDSSKSMMLQSYYTESLITKLHSLDIATCWVGLFGASEDKKREVFDMYANNLDFVLAIGYEKPSNPFDLDQYSERKAVEELVFDGSLKNHMSIEMLENLGLDEVFYYARFAPSTSNRQPWRFVIKGSYVELYIEDNNGKPSYVDAGIMMYYLRSMLLMRNDNNMWELIDDGELVDGYRLIAKIKL, from the coding sequence ATGAATAATTTTCTTAAATCAAGAAAATCAGTTAGAGATTTTAAGCTTAAAGATCTAAGCGATGACACTTTAATCAAAATAAAACAACTTTGCAGCGAAGTTTCTAAAGAAGATGGACAAAGCTCTGTAAGTTTTAATCTAATTAAGGACGGCAAGAGAGTTTATGAAGCTTTAGATGGTATCGCTGGTTACTCAGGCGTTATGATTAAGTCGCCACACTATATAGTGATTAACAGAACAGACGATTCTAGTAAATCAATGATGCTTCAAAGCTACTACACTGAAAGTCTTATTACAAAGCTACATAGCTTAGACATCGCAACATGCTGGGTTGGACTATTTGGCGCATCTGAAGACAAGAAAAGAGAAGTTTTCGATATGTACGCAAACAACTTAGACTTTGTTTTAGCAATCGGTTATGAAAAACCATCAAACCCATTTGACCTAGACCAATATTCTGAAAGAAAAGCTGTTGAAGAGCTTGTATTTGACGGCAGCTTAAAAAATCATATGAGCATAGAGATGCTTGAGAACTTAGGCTTAGACGAAGTATTCTACTATGCAAGATTTGCACCATCAACATCAAACCGTCAACCTTGGAGATTCGTAATCAAGGGAAGTTATGTTGAATTATATATTGAAGATAATAATGGCAAGCCATCTTATGTTGATGCAGGCATTATGATGTACTACTTAAGAAGTATGCTTTTAATGAGAAATGATAATAACATGTGGGAACTAATTGACGATGGTGAATTAGTTGACGGCTACAGATTGATAGCAAAGATTAAGCTATAG
- the fsa gene encoding fructose-6-phosphate aldolase → MKLFIDTANVDEIKEIAKWGVVDGVTTNPSLIAKEKRDFKEVVTEITGIVDGPISAEVVSLKHDEMVEEAKELAKIHKNIIIKVPMTEEGLIAVKELHAMGIKTNVTLIFTSTQALLAAKAGASYVSPFLGRLDDISTDGLNLIEEIMDIFGNYDYDTEVIAASIRHSMHVVECARLGCDIATIPYKVFKQMLHHPLTDSGIEKFLKDWESVK, encoded by the coding sequence ATGAAACTATTTATTGATACAGCTAATGTTGATGAAATTAAAGAGATTGCTAAGTGGGGAGTAGTAGACGGAGTTACTACAAACCCAAGCCTTATCGCTAAAGAAAAGAGAGACTTCAAAGAAGTTGTTACTGAGATAACAGGTATTGTAGATGGACCTATATCTGCAGAAGTTGTTTCACTTAAGCATGACGAGATGGTAGAAGAAGCAAAAGAGCTTGCTAAGATCCACAAAAACATCATTATAAAGGTGCCAATGACTGAAGAAGGACTTATCGCAGTTAAAGAACTTCACGCTATGGGCATTAAAACAAATGTAACACTTATCTTTACATCAACACAAGCACTTCTTGCTGCAAAGGCAGGAGCAAGCTATGTAAGCCCATTCTTAGGTAGACTTGACGACATCTCTACAGATGGACTTAATTTAATCGAAGAAATCATGGATATCTTTGGAAACTACGATTATGACACAGAAGTCATAGCTGCGTCTATAAGACATTCAATGCATGTTGTTGAATGCGCAAGACTTGGATGCGACATCGCAACTATTCCATACAAGGTATTCAAGCAAATGCTTCATCACCCACTAACTGACAGTGGTATAGAAAAATTCTTGAAGGATTGGGAAAGTGTAAAATAG
- the glpX gene encoding class II fructose-bisphosphatase translates to MDRNLVMNLARVTEAAALSSAPWLGRGEKNAADGAAVEAMRRMFDTVDIDGTVVIGEGEIDEAPMLYIGEKIGNHEDGALKVDIAVDPLDGTNSIANGMPNAISVVAVAPKGCLLHAPDMYMNKIAVGPKAKGVVDIEKSVTENLKAVAKALNKEVSETTVVMLNRPRHDAIVKELRANGARIKFINDGDVIAAIQTCFEDTNVDMLLGSGGAPEGVLAAAALKCMGGEMQGKLLPKDEKERERCIKMGINPDKVLHLDDLVKGDEIAFSATGVSHGELLDGVKFIKKNVCETETLVLRAETGTIRFIKATHILDKKPEYAK, encoded by the coding sequence ATGGATAGAAATTTAGTAATGAACTTAGCAAGAGTCACTGAAGCAGCTGCATTAAGCTCAGCCCCTTGGTTAGGTAGAGGCGAAAAAAACGCTGCTGACGGAGCTGCAGTTGAAGCAATGAGAAGGATGTTTGATACTGTTGACATAGACGGTACTGTAGTTATAGGTGAGGGCGAGATTGACGAAGCACCTATGTTATATATTGGAGAGAAAATTGGTAATCATGAGGACGGAGCCCTTAAGGTTGATATCGCAGTTGATCCACTTGATGGAACAAACTCCATCGCCAATGGTATGCCAAATGCTATATCGGTAGTAGCTGTTGCACCTAAAGGATGCCTTCTACACGCTCCTGATATGTATATGAATAAAATTGCTGTTGGACCAAAGGCAAAGGGTGTTGTTGACATCGAAAAGTCTGTTACAGAAAACCTAAAAGCAGTTGCAAAGGCACTTAACAAAGAAGTATCGGAAACTACTGTTGTTATGTTAAATAGACCAAGACACGATGCTATTGTTAAAGAGCTTAGAGCAAATGGCGCTAGAATAAAATTTATAAACGATGGCGACGTTATCGCAGCTATACAAACTTGCTTTGAAGACACTAACGTTGACATGCTACTTGGTAGTGGCGGTGCACCTGAAGGGGTTCTAGCTGCTGCAGCACTTAAGTGTATGGGAGGAGAAATGCAAGGCAAGCTTCTTCCAAAGGACGAAAAGGAAAGAGAAAGATGCATTAAGATGGGCATCAACCCTGACAAAGTGCTTCACCTTGACGACCTTGTTAAAGGAGATGAAATCGCTTTCTCAGCAACTGGTGTATCACACGGCGAACTTCTTGACGGAGTTAAATTTATCAAGAAGAATGTATGTGAAACAGAAACACTAGTACTAAGAGCTGAGACAGGCACTATAAGATTCATTAAAGCAACTCATATACTAGATAAAAAACCGGAGTACGCTAAATGA
- the rho gene encoding transcription termination factor Rho produces MIVDNHLDDYKLVELQDFAKRYGLKNFTKLKKLELIEYILKSIRTNQDEDAFQSCKDLDDFLKKAKSASSKKASKDKKDEKNIKSAPNTIDGIETVPANGILEILPDGFGFLRRENYSQSDHDYYVSPTYIKKFHLRQGDEITGVVRKKDEANEENTRNAIVYINKVNGDSLDVCFKRADFDELVPEYPDKLIKLETTKDEVSTRFIDLISPIGKGQRGLIVAPPKAGKTTLIKKIANAININHPEIKLIVLLIDERPEEVTDLKRSINGDIIYSTFDDDLENHIKVSQMTLERAKRLVEHKKDVVILLDSITRLARAYNMTIAPTGRSLSGGLDPGALFGPKKFFGAARNFKDAGSLTILATALIDTGSRMDQVIYEEFKGTGNMELYLDRELSNMRLFPAIDILNSGTRKDELLLDEKTLNIQRKFRVMMKNNGNEYAVEFLRKFMTNTSSNKELVDSLDKALIKSE; encoded by the coding sequence ATGATTGTAGATAATCACTTAGATGATTATAAATTAGTAGAGCTGCAAGATTTTGCAAAGAGATACGGACTTAAAAACTTTACTAAACTTAAAAAGCTTGAGCTTATTGAATATATACTAAAGAGCATCCGCACTAATCAAGATGAGGATGCTTTTCAGTCGTGTAAGGACTTAGATGATTTTCTTAAAAAGGCCAAGAGCGCATCAAGTAAAAAAGCAAGCAAAGATAAAAAGGACGAAAAGAACATAAAGTCAGCACCTAATACCATAGACGGCATAGAGACTGTTCCTGCTAATGGCATCTTGGAGATATTGCCTGATGGCTTTGGCTTCTTAAGACGCGAAAATTATTCGCAAAGCGATCATGATTACTACGTCTCGCCAACATATATAAAGAAGTTTCATCTTAGACAAGGCGATGAGATTACAGGAGTAGTCAGAAAGAAAGACGAAGCAAACGAGGAGAACACAAGAAACGCCATAGTCTACATCAACAAGGTTAATGGTGACAGCTTAGATGTATGCTTTAAAAGAGCAGACTTTGATGAGCTAGTCCCTGAATATCCAGATAAGCTTATTAAGCTGGAGACTACCAAGGACGAAGTATCGACAAGGTTTATAGATCTAATCTCACCTATAGGCAAGGGACAAAGAGGCCTTATCGTTGCTCCTCCAAAGGCAGGTAAGACTACACTTATTAAGAAGATAGCTAACGCCATTAACATAAATCATCCAGAGATTAAGCTTATAGTTCTGCTTATAGATGAAAGGCCTGAAGAAGTTACAGACCTAAAGAGATCTATCAATGGCGATATCATATACTCAACTTTTGATGACGACCTTGAGAACCATATCAAGGTTTCACAAATGACGCTTGAAAGAGCCAAGAGGTTAGTTGAACACAAAAAGGATGTTGTCATACTTCTTGATAGTATCACAAGACTTGCAAGAGCATACAACATGACTATAGCACCGACTGGCAGGTCATTATCGGGCGGCTTGGATCCAGGAGCTTTGTTTGGACCAAAGAAATTCTTCGGAGCTGCGAGAAACTTTAAAGACGCTGGCAGCTTAACCATACTTGCGACTGCACTTATCGATACAGGCTCAAGGATGGATCAAGTTATATACGAAGAGTTCAAAGGCACTGGCAACATGGAGCTCTACCTTGATAGAGAATTATCGAACATGAGACTCTTCCCAGCCATCGACATATTAAACTCGGGCACTAGGAAGGACGAACTCTTACTTGATGAAAAGACTCTAAACATACAAAGGAAGTTCAGAGTGATGATGAAGAACAATGGCAATGAATATGCTGTTGAGTTCTTGCGTAAGTTTATGACTAACACTTCGTCTAATAAGGAGCTTGTTGACAGTTTAGACAAAGCACTTATTAAGAGTGAATAA
- the rimP gene encoding ribosome maturation factor RimP, translating to MNYKSLIEKLKLKIDGVLKDMNAELVDLEILRHKDEMTVSVYVYKKDGLDIDLLQSVTERLNPIFDVVSELKDKYYLEVSSPGLDRPIKTDDDFRRNMDMKLDAKLKNKEKHTGVLKKYDLETFTLDCDGKLISIKRSDVKMLTQAIEF from the coding sequence ATGAATTATAAAAGTTTAATTGAGAAGCTTAAGCTTAAGATAGATGGAGTGCTTAAAGATATGAACGCAGAGCTTGTCGACCTTGAGATACTAAGACATAAGGACGAGATGACGGTATCTGTGTACGTATACAAGAAGGACGGCCTTGATATAGACCTACTTCAAAGCGTAACTGAGAGATTAAATCCAATATTTGATGTTGTAAGCGAATTAAAAGATAAGTATTACTTAGAAGTGTCGTCTCCTGGACTTGATAGACCCATCAAAACAGATGATGACTTTAGAAGGAATATGGACATGAAACTCGATGCAAAACTTAAGAACAAAGAAAAGCATACAGGAGTGCTAAAGAAGTATGATTTAGAGACATTCACACTTGATTGTGATGGAAAACTTATTAGTATAAAGAGGTCTGATGTAAAGATGCTTACACAGGCAATAGAATTTTAG
- the nusA gene encoding transcription termination factor NusA, with the protein MMNKEFIDALDELEKSKGISKEVIFDALETALVSSFRKNFQTEQNVLVDINRETGDIKLYSQKTVVDEVEDDVNEISLEDAKKISSKYKVGDTVNFEEAPKEYGRIAAQTAKQVVIQKIKDAEREKIHDEFIVRKGEIITGQIQRISNKNIFIDMGKVEGIIPPTEQIPNEVYKMGDRLKLVISEIRKTSKGPQIVLSRSKALLVRRLFELEVPEITEGLIGIYSISREAGSRSKIAVYTNDESVDPLGACVGQKGQRVNSIVEELNGEKIDIIIYDENPEVFIKNALSPADVVSCEINEEEKSAIAIVPNSQISLAIGKQGQNVRLAARLTTWKIDIHPEDPDSFTGPMSEPYYDSDNQEILNDSLIDLFKDDEA; encoded by the coding sequence ATGATGAACAAAGAGTTTATAGACGCTTTAGATGAATTAGAAAAAAGTAAAGGTATATCTAAAGAAGTTATTTTTGATGCACTAGAGACTGCACTAGTTTCTAGTTTTAGAAAGAATTTTCAAACTGAACAAAATGTTTTAGTCGACATCAATAGAGAGACCGGAGATATTAAACTTTATTCACAAAAGACTGTAGTTGATGAAGTGGAAGACGATGTTAACGAAATATCGCTTGAAGATGCAAAGAAGATTAGTTCAAAGTACAAGGTGGGAGACACTGTAAATTTTGAAGAAGCTCCAAAGGAATACGGAAGAATCGCTGCTCAAACAGCTAAACAAGTTGTAATACAAAAAATTAAAGATGCTGAGAGAGAAAAGATTCACGACGAGTTCATAGTGAGAAAAGGCGAAATTATTACTGGACAAATACAAAGAATATCAAACAAAAACATCTTCATAGATATGGGCAAGGTAGAAGGTATAATCCCTCCTACAGAGCAAATTCCAAACGAAGTATATAAGATGGGAGACAGACTAAAGCTTGTTATATCTGAAATTAGAAAGACAAGCAAGGGACCACAAATAGTTCTATCTAGATCAAAAGCCTTACTTGTTAGAAGACTTTTCGAGCTTGAAGTTCCTGAAATAACAGAAGGACTTATAGGTATCTACTCAATATCCAGAGAAGCAGGCTCAAGATCAAAGATTGCTGTCTACACAAATGACGAGAGTGTCGATCCGCTAGGAGCTTGCGTTGGACAAAAGGGCCAAAGAGTAAACTCTATAGTTGAAGAGCTTAATGGAGAGAAGATAGATATAATAATCTACGATGAGAATCCAGAGGTATTTATTAAGAACGCACTATCGCCAGCAGATGTTGTTAGCTGCGAAATTAATGAAGAAGAGAAGTCAGCTATCGCCATAGTACCAAACTCACAAATCAGCTTGGCTATAGGTAAGCAAGGACAAAATGTTAGACTTGCTGCTAGACTAACAACTTGGAAGATAGACATACATCCTGAAGATCCAGACAGCTTCACTGGCCCAATGAGCGAGCCATACTACGACAGCGACAATCAAGAGATATTAAATGATTCTTTAATAGATTTATTCAAAGATGACGAAGCATAA
- a CDS encoding YlxR family protein, whose protein sequence is MIRLAKTDEGVFIDKNQRMQGRGTYVCNNEECIKTALEKNLFKKSLKCNIDNETLEELRNVKKE, encoded by the coding sequence ATGATAAGACTTGCAAAAACAGATGAAGGCGTTTTTATTGACAAGAATCAAAGGATGCAAGGACGCGGAACATATGTATGCAATAACGAAGAATGTATTAAAACTGCACTAGAGAAGAACTTATTTAAGAAGTCTTTAAAGTGCAATATAGATAATGAAACCCTAGAGGAGCTTAGAAATGTAAAGAAGGAGTGA
- the infB gene encoding translation initiation factor IF-2: MKTRVYELAKELNMETKELLDKLQELNLPPMTHLSGIDEETANLVRDLFLEEEKIKVKEKPKKKIHKKEEDTENVRDNKQAKKKSVKPETKKADGQEAKNNQGAKKNDTNNNRENNKKNKNQNNQNNQNNQNNNAPMNNKKNNKHNNNKNQKQAEAKKEEQEAKKPKDEVVLIPENIVVKDLAEKLGVGVNQLITKLIMLGLMLNQNQSVDFDTASLMADEFGVKVELEVPQSEEEALELDFEDSEDSLVTRPPVVTVMGHVDHGKTSLLDAIRQSKVQAGEAGGITQRIGAYSITVKGKKIVFLDTPGHEAFTQMRARGAQITDISVIVVAADDGIMPQTKEAISHSKAAGVPIIVAINKIDRPEANIERIYQELADNDLLPEKWGGSTITVEVSAKKRINIDELLEMIILVAEMEDIKANPNRRAMGTVIEAQLDKGQGPTATVLVQKGTLKKGDYVVSGTSCGKIRLMVDDNGKGIMKATPSTPVKIMGLSEVPEAGELFYAVESEKKARAIAEMRKEKAREEMITATQKVSLDNLFDRIKEGELKDLNVIIKADNKGSIEAIASSLTKLSNEEVKVSVIHSGVGGISESDVMLASASNAIIIGFNVRPNNGAMDLANSESIEVKTYRVIYDIIDDIKNAVKGMLKPKTKETVLGRATVRATFRLPSGQTIAGIYVDNGKITRNSSIRLLRDDVVIHDGGISSLKRFKDDAKEVATGYEAGLGLDGYNDVKEGDEMEAYIIEEIKA; the protein is encoded by the coding sequence ATGAAGACAAGAGTTTACGAGTTAGCGAAAGAATTGAATATGGAAACAAAAGAATTACTAGACAAACTCCAAGAGCTTAATTTACCACCAATGACACACCTTAGTGGTATAGATGAAGAAACTGCAAATTTGGTAAGAGATCTTTTCTTGGAAGAAGAGAAGATTAAAGTTAAAGAAAAGCCAAAGAAAAAAATTCATAAAAAAGAAGAAGATACTGAGAACGTAAGAGACAATAAACAAGCAAAAAAGAAAAGTGTAAAGCCTGAGACTAAGAAAGCTGATGGACAAGAAGCTAAAAATAATCAAGGCGCAAAGAAGAACGATACAAATAATAACAGAGAAAATAATAAAAAGAATAAGAATCAAAACAATCAAAACAATCAAAACAATCAAAATAATAACGCACCAATGAATAATAAAAAGAATAACAAGCACAACAATAATAAAAACCAAAAACAAGCTGAAGCCAAAAAGGAAGAACAAGAAGCCAAAAAGCCAAAAGACGAAGTAGTATTAATACCAGAGAATATAGTGGTTAAAGACTTAGCAGAAAAGCTAGGAGTTGGAGTAAATCAACTAATTACAAAGCTTATCATGCTTGGCTTAATGCTTAATCAAAATCAAAGCGTTGACTTTGACACAGCATCACTTATGGCGGATGAGTTCGGCGTAAAAGTTGAGCTTGAAGTTCCTCAAAGTGAAGAGGAAGCGCTTGAACTTGACTTTGAAGACAGCGAAGACAGTCTTGTTACTAGACCACCAGTAGTTACAGTTATGGGTCACGTTGACCATGGTAAGACATCACTACTTGATGCTATCAGACAAAGCAAGGTGCAAGCAGGTGAAGCAGGTGGTATCACACAAAGGATAGGTGCCTACAGTATCACTGTTAAAGGCAAAAAGATCGTTTTCCTTGATACACCAGGTCACGAAGCCTTTACACAAATGAGAGCTAGAGGAGCACAAATTACAGATATATCTGTAATAGTAGTCGCAGCAGATGACGGTATCATGCCACAAACAAAAGAAGCAATCTCGCACAGTAAGGCAGCAGGTGTACCTATCATCGTAGCAATTAACAAGATAGATAGACCAGAAGCAAATATTGAAAGAATATACCAAGAGCTTGCAGATAATGATCTACTTCCAGAAAAGTGGGGCGGCTCAACTATCACAGTAGAAGTATCTGCGAAGAAGAGAATCAACATAGATGAACTACTAGAGATGATAATACTAGTTGCTGAGATGGAAGATATCAAGGCTAACCCTAACAGAAGAGCTATGGGTACTGTTATTGAAGCACAGCTTGACAAAGGACAAGGTCCAACAGCAACTGTACTTGTACAAAAAGGAACTCTTAAGAAGGGCGACTATGTTGTATCAGGAACATCTTGCGGCAAGATCAGACTTATGGTTGATGACAACGGTAAAGGCATAATGAAGGCCACTCCAAGTACACCAGTTAAGATTATGGGTCTAAGCGAAGTGCCTGAAGCAGGCGAACTTTTCTATGCAGTTGAATCTGAAAAGAAGGCTAGAGCAATTGCTGAGATGAGAAAAGAAAAAGCTAGAGAAGAAATGATAACAGCTACACAAAAAGTTTCTTTAGACAATCTATTTGACAGAATCAAAGAAGGCGAGCTAAAAGACTTAAACGTTATCATCAAGGCAGACAACAAAGGTTCAATCGAAGCCATCGCTTCATCACTTACTAAACTATCAAACGAAGAAGTTAAGGTAAGCGTTATACACAGCGGTGTGGGCGGAATCAGTGAGTCTGACGTTATGCTTGCTAGCGCATCAAACGCCATCATCATAGGCTTCAACGTAAGACCAAACAACGGTGCTATGGACCTAGCTAATTCTGAAAGTATCGAAGTTAAGACATATAGGGTTATTTACGACATAATTGACGACATCAAGAATGCTGTTAAAGGTATGCTTAAACCAAAGACTAAGGAAACTGTCTTAGGTAGAGCAACTGTAAGAGCAACATTTAGACTTCCTTCAGGTCAAACTATTGCTGGTATTTATGTTGACAACGGCAAGATAACAAGAAACTCAAGCATAAGACTTCTAAGAGACGATGTTGTTATTCATGACGGCGGCATCTCATCATTAAAGAGATTCAAAGATGATGCAAAAGAAGTTGCTACAGGATATGAAGCAGGTCTAGGACTTGACGGATACAATGACGTCAAGGAAGGCGACGAAATGGAAGCCTACATCATAGAAGAAATTAAAGCATAG
- the rbfA gene encoding 30S ribosome-binding factor RbfA, with protein MDKRRLYRVQAEIKRIVSELLIEGLKDPRIDKMTSVSKVDLSKDTSVATIYFSIYGSKKTKEDTLDALENAKGYIRSRLAKVLEIRQVPELRFKIDESVEYSIEIQKILNKLNIESDVEDEELDEDEE; from the coding sequence ATGGACAAGAGAAGGTTATATAGAGTACAAGCTGAAATAAAAAGAATTGTATCTGAACTACTAATCGAAGGTCTTAAAGATCCTAGGATTGATAAGATGACTAGCGTATCTAAAGTTGATTTATCAAAGGATACTTCTGTGGCAACTATATACTTTTCGATATATGGTAGCAAGAAAACTAAGGAAGATACATTAGATGCCTTAGAAAACGCTAAGGGATATATTAGATCTCGTCTTGCTAAGGTCTTAGAGATTAGACAAGTGCCCGAGCTTAGATTTAAAATTGATGAAAGCGTTGAATATAGTATTGAGATACAAAAGATTTTAAACAAATTAAATATTGAAAGCGATGTAGAAGATGAAGAGTTGGATGAAGATGAAGAATAA